The Brassica napus cultivar Da-Ae unplaced genomic scaffold, Da-Ae ScsIHWf_382;HRSCAF=603, whole genome shotgun sequence region atataaaataaacaatataataataaatttttatttatataaaatacatatacatataaattatcttattgttttatcgatttgtgtcaaactTTGTACCGATCCAAATTGGAACcggtgaaatttattaatttatagaaattattaatttatctagtattaatttataaaggttctactgtatattaagattaacatttaaaatttgAGACAGTTGGGGGCTTATTGAAATAGGTTTTTGCCAAATCTTCCCTTATTGGACaaggtatttataaaaagttttacAAATCCCCTCTTATTGGATATagcatttataaaaatcttattaatcACCCCTTATTGGAAAATATGGATTTCATCAATGAGATTCATCAAAAGTTATTTTGGATATTAAAAACTATCATTTACCCTTCAAATTCAATAGAATCAAATACCACCTAAAGAgatagaatttaaataaaaaaagttattcaTCTTTTACGACAGAAGAAACTTAACTGAGATGGGAAGAGAATGAATTCAAACTGTTCTCATCATCATCGATCTGAGAATGGTTCATATGATGAACTAACAATGGAAGTTTCAgcaagaagatgatgatgtgcACCTGTCACCTTCTTAAACCTATTTGCAGAAATCCAGTTTGTAGCAAATCAAAGGTATGATTTTTACACTGAAGAATCTGAGTTCAGTAGAGGAATAGTTGATTATATGTATGGTTTTAGATCTGTCTAGCAATGGTTTAAGTGGTGTTATCCCATTAGAGCTTGGAGAACTCTCAAAACTAGCCATGAACTTATGGGACTATACAAGAGAGACCATCCGCCAAACATGTTTGGAGTTGTAACAACGCCATATTTGTATAACTGGTATCAAGTCTGATGTACAATGGCACAGAGAAAGAATGagtcttttgtctctttttgttttgattccCTCTCTTGACACTTTATGAGGATTTtcaagctttttttttgttgttgtatatcCTTTTAACTCTTTCACATTATTTTTCAACTCACTACAATATCTCTATGTTTAAGATCTCTCTATTTGGTtactgaaacaaacaaaaaattccCGAAGTCAAAGCCACAACAACAACTATGTTAGTGACGTCGGGATTTCTTCAAGTCTATTCACTTGTTTAGAAGAATTAATAGCTTGGAACATATATCTATATCATATAAGTAGTTTTATTGGTATATCcctattatatatgtatttaatatAAACCTAACAACCGATTACGTATTTTTGTAGTTTAATagtgaaaattattattaaaatatttaaaaaagatCTTACCAAATCCTACCAAATTCCCCTTTTAAATCTCTATCAAAATTCTGGAATTCAACAAAACTCTCAAAATTCCACTACATTTTAAAATCCTCAAAACCTTCTCAAACCCCAACTCCAATAAACCCCCCGTAATATGTTTCATTGCTAGGACAATAATTCATTcatcaataaaaacaatatctTATGAAACTAATGATTTTATTATAGTAGTACTATGAAATAGTAGCTTCTAACAAAAACTCAAGAAACTAACATAATCTGAAAAAGAAAGTTAAGGTAATCTAATAAAAGTTTGATTTCGCTTCAAAAGTTTGACCGAACCCCCAAGACTCCGACGCAACATCATAGAACGTCAAGCTCCTACCATCACTGGTCTTCACTGTAAACGAGAGTCTTTGTCCGACTAAACCCACACCAGTGTTCCAATTCTGCCCCCAGTTCCTCTGCATAGAGATCCAGTTACTCTTATGCCCCTTAATAGCCAGGCTGTTAACATCTCCAGCTCCTCCAACGTTATACACCAAAACCATaatgaaattagggtttcccTTGACCTCAAACCTCACACCACCTCTCTTCTGACACTTCACTCTCCTGAACTTCACAGGAACGATCCCACTTTTGTACTCGGCGATGGAAGTGAACATCTTCATGGATAGATCGAAGTGCTTGTTAGGAGGGTTGCACCAGTGGATATCAACCGGTGGGGTGTAGTTGGGTGGGCAGAAGTTGGTTGCTGTGATTCTGATTGTACCGGCGTTTTGTTTACACCATTGTGAATTTACACACGTTAGCTCGAAACAAGCACCGCATGTTTGGCCGTTGTTGAAGAGCGCCGTGCTTAGCGCCGCCGTTTCTAACCCATAACCTTCTTGGAATAGATCTCCATAACCACATGCTCCTTCTGTCACgccaaaacattaaaaatattagatacGATGATACTTTTCACTAAAAAAGCCAATGATTTACTAGATTAATTCATAGTCTACATATTACTAACTAGACAAttatattgaaattaaaaagataGTATATAAATCAATAACAATATAAAGATACTAACGCATGGTTTCTTTGCCGCTAATGTCGCCGTAAAACGTAGCGTGAGCGTCTTCCCACGCAGCGTCAGCCACAGAGACAAGAATCGCCAGTAACATAACCAAAGACATTGATCGATTCATGTTTAAGTGTTTGTATGTTTTCTTCGACTTATTTTACAATTATACTCGGAATGAAGAATGATTATTTATAGAAGAATATGAAACGTTAATGTGATCGTTTTAGGGAATAAAATATGGTAATTAGCATAGATTTTGGCAAGATTGCAGAATGTTGAGTCCGgacattaacttttttttaattttgtcaaCAAGTCCGGGCATTAACTATTAATATCAAATTGAGGAAGACGTTTGATACCATATTTGTGCATTCAATACTGAATATTGTTAATTATTTCCTTGCTGAGTATGAGATACTGGGTACGTTTCTTATCAAATATGGaaatagatatattaattttcttgttacctttttaaaaaatggtaAATGGTAAACCTGTAAGGGAATTATTAGTGGGATAAAAAGAAATGGAATAGGATAAATGTAAtatgaagaaaaatataatataactattaCATTCATTACTTATCAAAATTTTAGTGCAATAGTTTCCTTTgaattttgtttactttttttgaaatttatggaatggttattttatttcattcaaGGCAAATGTTAATTTTTTGGTGTGGAATTGAAGGAATAAGGCAATCCACGTTATTTACATTCCCCATTATTGTGTCACCTTCAAAGAATATCGTGAGGCTAAAAACTTACCTCCAACGAATATTGTGTTACAGGCTGACAGCCTAATGTGAGTGGTGATTCttaggccctgttcgtttgctcacccaggtgatccatttgggtgaagatgcaaattgatgttcgtttagtgcattataatgctacatccagatggatcacccagctgaatttttaaaaactcatctcaaattctcactcaaatgaaggtgagtcttgatggtgcatctggatgcagatgcatctagttcagtccaaaatgataaatgacaaaaatgaccttttaaaatcaaaatattattttcaaaccgtaaattcatttttttttgcatatacttTTTTCcactataaccaaaaaatgtattttctcgcaaaaacggaaaaacacattttcccgccaaaaccgcaagatgCATTTTTAcgcaaaaaacataaaacacacatttttcattaaaacacatttttcggcTAAACCAGTAAAACCGGAAACAACgcattttctcgcaaaaacaaaaaaaaaaacgcatttttcgccaaaactgaaaaacacaatttttttgccaaaacaaaaaaaaaacagaatttttctgccaaaactgaaaaacggaatttttccaccaaaaccagaaaacaggattttcccaccaaaaccggaaaaccgcattttcccgccaaacttgaaaaacacaattttcccgccaaaaccgaaaaacacaaatttcccgccaaaaccggaaaacacaaatttcccgccaaaaccaaaaaaacacaattttcccgcaaaaaccggaaaacaaaatttccccgccaaaactggaaaacagaattttcccgccaaaaccggaaaatacattctcccgccaaaaccggaaaaatgtatttcccgccaaaaccggaaaaatgtgttttctcgccaaaaccggaaaaatgtattttcccgccaaaaccggaaaaatgtattttcccgccaaaaccggaaaaatgtattttcccgccaaacccagaaaaaaacttattttcccgccaaaaccgaaaaaatgtatttttccgccaaaaccggaaaagcgcagtttcccgccaaaaccggaaaaatgtattttctcgccaaaaccggaaaatgtattttcccgccaaaaccggaaaaatgtattttccccccaaaaccggaaaaatgtatttttccgccaaaactggaaaaaaacttattttcccgccaaaaccgaaaaaatgtatttttccgccaaaaccggaaaagcgcagtttcccgccaaaaccggaaaaatgtattttctcgccaaaaccggaaaatgtattttcccgccaaaaccggaaaaatgtattttcccgccaaaaccggaaaaatgtatttttccgccaaaactggaaaaataactttttccgccaaaatcgtgaaaaaaaaacgtttcccgtcaaaaacacttttcgcgccaaaacttcaaaacacatttttccgtccaaaccgcaaaaacgtatttttccgccaaacccataaaacatatttttccgccaaaaccataaaaatgcattttttcgcgaaaaacacatatttcttcaaaaaccgcaaaaaatatttttggccaaaaccgtaaaaatgctaattttccgccgaaacgtaagaaattatattttagtcattttattaacaagtccacctggatgcagatgaaagttaaaaaatgaaaagcaaacgaacatagttgcattcagatgattcatctggatgcatgaacgaaatgaagaaacgaacaacatccagatggagcatctggatgagacatctagatggaccatctggatgcatcttcgagatgtacaaacgaacagggccttaATATGGATCCAGTTTCTGTTTAGGCTGTGCTTTTAAGAACGAGATAATTACCAAATTTGCATTCTTTAAACTTGTTTTGATCTTATCCGAGAAAATTAACACCTCTGGTGTGCACCATTTAATGTATGGTAAACTGGTTTGCTTCTGGTTTCTTTACTTACCGGTTCGGTTTTGTCTAACATTTTCTCAGGAAAAGTTGATTGAACGTAGAGATACTAATGTGAATGAACATTGTGTTGAGCTCGAGACAAGATTTCAGTGAAGTATTTTCTCACTAAGGTTTAGAAACAGTCTAGTAGGTGATGTTGTTGCCTAAGCATTGCCTTCTCCTCTGAGAAGTGAAATGCAGAGAAGACAACAGAGTAACTCCAGCTATAATCACAAGCATGCGGCAAGAGTTATGGGTGTTATCAAGCTCTAGGTGTGGCCAAGCAAACACTTCACAGACCATTGGTGCGATATCTGAGAGAGTAAAAGGAGATTTGAAGATGGTAATTTACCGTCTGGGTCTGGCTGACCGGAAGCATCAAGTCTCTGAAGAGTTGACTGAACtcaaaagatactaaagtgAAGGAACATTGTGTTGCATATCATTACATATGATTTCCTTATTTACTTGGATACACTTGGAAACATgggaaatagaaaaaaacattcaaaagagGTCTTAAGGTAGACTGGAGTCAAGGCTCAAGGAAGTTCAACTTGCTTAATATTCCATATGTCTTTGGCATACTCATGGATCGTCCTATCACTGCTAAACTTGGATGAACCTGCTGTGTTCAAGATTGACATTCTCGTCCATCTCTGTAAATCATTTATAGCAATTTCAAGGTTAGATGTTGAGGAAGTTTCATATATAGGCTTTTGATGATTGAAGAAAAAGTGTACTTACTTTCTGGTCACGGTATGCCTTGTCAACTTTTTCTTGGCATTCAACGTAGCTAGGAAAGTCTTTGCCAACAAGGAAGTAATCAGCTCTTCCAAAGCCTTCGTTTCCTTCCAAAGAGCCAATCAGTTCATCGTATTTGTTTGAGCCAAAGACACCGCTTCTAACGAATTGCTTGACTTCTTCAAAACTAGGATCTGGAACAAACTGGAACGCAGAGACAAAACAGTTCACAATAAATCACTGTTTAACACTGAGAAGAAGACGGTAAGAACAGAAAGATTATGTTCAATTCACATACCTTTCCCTCTGCTCTCTCTTTCCTGAGGTCCACAATCTCATCAGCTTTAGCACCAAAGAGGAAGAAGTTTTCTTCCCCAACTTCTTCTCTGATCTCCACATTGGCGCCATCCAAAGTTCCAATCAAAATGCAACCGTTCATAGAAAACTTCATGTTGCTTGTCCCGCTCGCTTCCATTCCAGCGGTACTGCAGAGATAACTCTTTAGTCTTCAGTAAATAGCAAGAGTACCATTGATTACATATTCATTCCCAAAGTTCTCATGGTAAAGTGGTTAACATATACACTAAGTCAAGTTCCTATTTTACCAGTTAtcttaatgacaaaaaaaaataaaagatgacTTGGCCAAATAAGTTGATACCTGATGTGTTGAGAAAGCTCGCTTGCTGGGATGAGCAATTCAGCAACACTGACATTGTAATCAGGAACAAAGATAACCTACAAGTAGTTAACACTTTTGATTATCAGTTATAGTATAGGTACCAATTTGAACAAGACTTGAGGGAGGATTATGCCGGTTGTCTTCTCAGAAGATGATTAATACAAGCATGTGAAGTATACATAATAATAGGCTCCGTACCTTAAGCAGGTCACCAATTTCAGGATCATGGTTAATTGTAGACCCAACATCTGTGATGAACTTCACAATTCTCTTAGCTTGCACATATGTGGCGAATGCTTTTCCCCCAAATATGCAAACTCTTGGAACAAATGCCTTCTTCCTCTCACTTGCACTCATTTCCTTCATCTTTTTGTAGCGATAAACTATTCCCAAGATGTTAAGCAGTTGTCGCTTGTACTCGTGGATACGCTTGATCTGCACATAGTTTTcaatacaaaaaacaaaacaataagtTTACTATTTGACGAGATGATAAGAAAGCTAATGTAAACAAGATCCTCTGGAAATTGACCTGAATGTCGAACATTGCATCCGGGTTGACAGTATATCCAGTTCTTTCCTTGATTAGTGATACAACCTtcaacttgttcttcttctttgctgcCCTCCACTCAGATTGAAGATCTTCATCATCTGCAAACTGGAGAAAGACCGAACAAAGTTAGCTGGTGTGATACTAAAAAGATAACAGCAAAGGATAGACCATACCTTTCTTAGTTCCGCAAGCTTTTCAGTGTTTAAGACCCAGTCTTCTGTGCCTATCCAGTTAGTTATAATATCACTTAAGTACGGGTTACAAAAACGAATCCATCGCCTTGGTGTTACTCCGTTGGTTTTATTCTGGAATTTATCTGGCCACAACTGCAACAAATATAGAATATTCAGTAACAAGAATATGATTATAGAGAATTATGCTTCACTAGTTTAGAATGTTTTACCTTAACGAAATCATTAAAAACATCGGTTTTCACTATTTCACTGTGTATCTCTGCAACCCCATTTACAGCATGACCACCAACAACAGCGAGGTTGGCCATACGGACCATCTTTGGTGGTTCTGGGATAACTTCCGCTATGACGCCAGCAgtttcttcctcttctacttCCTTTTTCACCACAGTTTGAGCATCttctttagaatctttggtctGGTCTACGGTCTTTTCTGCAATAGCTGGTTTGCTCTCTGGCTTTACAATCACATCTGCAAAGGCAGAAGGCAACTCGACGTTTTCTAATATCCTCATTGCCTTCAGTTTCTCCTTGAGCAGGTCAGGATTTTCAGTGCCATACTCAGAAACAATGGTGCTAACAAGCTGCAATACAGGAAGTGCAAATTAGACCAGAGATGTGGAAAAAATAGAAGAGACATATGGTTCTGTACAGGGATGGACCTCCTCATCAATCTTTTCAATGATCTCCACATGACGAGGGAGCAATTTCTCCATTAGTTCTAAACTCCACTTCTCCAATGCCTCAGGCAGAACTGTATGGTTTGTGTATGCCACAGTCCTAGaaatattattaaactatttagaAACATGCTGCAGGTTCCAAAACTGTAGACTAGGCCTGCGGGTTTGGATAGTTCGGTTCAACATAAATTTTATCGAGTTAACCCAAAATAAAGTTTGGTTTGGTATTCAGTTTGTTCTGTTTTTGAAAATCCTACCGAGATTTTTTATTTCggttatattttggtttaaatttgttaaaattttggataagtTTGGTTAATTTCAGTTACAGTCCATTAGTTCAGTTATTTTGGTTCCGGTTTTTATAtggtttggttatttattttttttttttttttaagaaaacaaaagtaaccaattaccgaaccgaacccaaaaccaaaaccaaactttTTAAAGAAACTTACTGAATCGAACCCAACTCCTAACCGAAAACTTTAGTTCTATTCGTTTCGGTTTAAAATCCCAGCCCTAGATTATCATTATTTTAAGACAAGGAAAACAAATAAGAATAAGAGATACAGTCATTTTCAAGAAGTACCTCTGTGTGATTCTCCAAGCGTCCTCCCAGCTAAGTCCTTTCAAATCCATTAGAATCCTCATAAGCTCAGGAATGCACAGCGTTGGGTGAGTGTCATTCATCTGCACCGCAACCTTCTCTGGAAACTCTTCCCAGTTAACACTCCCTCCAGACCTCGTCTCAAAACGTGCTACGATATCTTGAAGCGAGGCTGAGCACAGAGTGTACTGTTGCTTCAGCCTAAGAGCCTTTCCTTCATCTGACTCATCTCCAGGATAAAGCACATAGCAAATCTAATAAGACaaacaactatttttttttcagtaatGTACACTTGTTCTATTgtaaaacaaagagaaagtGAATAGAGACCTTTTCAGCGTTGAATAGAGCTTCTGCTGCCTCAGTGTGCTTGCCAGAGTTATACGAAGACAAATCAAAATCTCCTGAAGGGGCCTTTGTTGACCAGAGACGTAGATTGATAGTAGTCTTGGTTTTATAGCCAGGGATAGGAACATCATAAGCAACAGCCACAACGTCTTCACCACCAATCCACCGTTTCTTACCATCTGATCCAAAAACCACTTTCCCATAGAACTTTACTGGATATGAGACATCGTTTCTGACTATCTCCCAAGGATTGCTTAGCTGAAAAAGAAACCATTTAAGTCACTGATGGagtaaaaaaaactagaatagcAAGAAGAAGGAAACCTCAAGCCAGTCTTCTGCAGCTTCCTCCTGTCCATCTTTTGTGATAATCTGTTTGAACAAGCCGTACTTGTACCTAAGCCCATAACCCCAAGCTGGATAATTCAAAGTTGCTAGGGAGTCCAAAAAACACGAGGCGAGTCTCCCCAGTCCACCGTTCCCAAGTGCAGGATCTGGCTCCTAAGAAACTTAACCAACTCAGCACACATTAGTAAAGATAAAAGTCTCTGTGAATCAATCCACTAACCTGACCAGCTACACTTTCTAATTCAAAGCCAAGACTCTTCAAAGCATCACCGTAAGCACCAGTAAGACCAAGGTTACCAACTGCATTCGACAAGGCTCTACCCTACAATAAGGCCACCAAGATGATCAGATAATAATAAACCAAagtacaaaaaagaaaaaggaggaGACTTTAAagccctgttcgtttggttgccgcaggtttcGGCGTCAACGGCAGCGTCAGCGGGCGGCAGCGTCAATGAGAACAGTTATTGTTCGTTTCGCAGACGCTGACACAACCGCATACTATGTCGCGACCGCAGGTTTTATCGGCGTCAGTCGCAGGACGCGGCGTTCGGACACGGCGTTACGCAGCTTCTTGCGTCAACGAAACGAACAAGAGTTGACGTAGAATGTTGACGCTGACGCTGCCGCCggtacctgcggcaaccaaacgaacagccctTTAAAGCAAAGCAAACCTGCAGAAACTCCATAGACAGATAGTAAGCCTGTTTAGGATTCACTCTGTTGTAATACTCATAAGTAGCGTTCCAGTTCACGATCAGAGCGTCTCTGACGCTCTGTGCAGTGGCGAAGAAAGCCTTAGGCAGCTCGAACTTCTCGGGAGAGAAGAGAGGCGTGAACTCAGAGTGGTGCTTGATGCTCGAGGCTACTGTTTTCATTCAAaaaagatattattatttttttatataatcatCATTTAATGCTTACAAGTATCTGAATGAGACTGGACCTTGTTCGGAATCGGTGACTAGAGTCTTGGGATTGGTGGAGATAGATTTCACCGATAAAAGTCGCCAGGTTCTGATCCTCGCCGGGAACGTCTTCGTTCTCCAGCGACGAGTGACGAGGCTCGACAGGGAGTTGCATTTCACCGGAATCTTCTCAGCTCCGGCGGAGATTCGCATCGTATCCATCTCTCTCTGAAGCTTTTCAGTTTCACGAGGCAACTCAGTGATCAGTTATAAGTGATCTGAAGATTGACTACGCCACGTGGTTTGTATCTACACGTGTCATTGTGTTATTGGATTTGGGGAGAAGTGAAAGGTCACGTTATTTTACAGTGGGACTGGAGCTGATCAGAGATATTTCTTGGAGAATGCGACAAGACACATATATAGTCCACTTGCAATGTGCTTCGTCCGCTTGTAAAGCGTCTTGATCGTTAATTTAAGGACTACTTTTGTCTATACTCATTAGTTTAGTGCACTTTAGTGAAAATAGTTCTTGTATTAAACAATTGAGCGAGTACGATATTCTAGCGGTAATTCTGAACCTaacaaattaccaaaaaattGGAGAGTATTCAaagatttaaatttgtaaaataatttaatatatttataatatattttgctaATTTTAAATACGATGACACATGTTTTTtgacataattatataattttttatatataatttaaaaccgTTTCTTTTTGATTCGTCCAACATTTAGATTATGGTGTGTTTGGTACGgaaaaaatttcataaatacagtaattatgtgtttgttttggatttaataactaattgtaattatttagtaatgaataattacacaaaatctgttaataataagtaaaaaataatcaaccgtATTTCAAACTTTACACGGacgaaagaagaaaaaaacttagGCGGTCAACGCAGGAATTAGACGGTCTTACACGGATCAACGCCTAACTACACCGATTTGGGCATATTCGCCACGATCAACTTTTTCGAACAACGTTTAGGCGACCACGTTTTTGAACAGGGTTTAATACTATTAAGCTAGCAAACAAATGTCACACAAGAGACTATAATCATTAATCACATTGTCGGCAAGATCCAATAACGGTACTACTGATACTATATGGTTCGATTGATACAACTTATATTTTAGAAGCATAATATATTACACACACTCAAGAACAATGCAAGAAACAGAACTTCTTATTGAGTTGATCTCCACAGGCAACTAAGGAAACCAACACTCAAAAGAATATCTATGAAGAAAATGCTCAACTCAAAAGTTTCGTGGAGAATTAAAAAAAGACACAGAATCAGCAAACCAAGAATTTAAAAAACTCTCACAGATCTTCCCAGAGGATGTTGCAACCTAATCTTGAACCATCTGCTTATGTTACAGTTTCTACAACAAAGAAAGTTAACCTTATTTGGGTTCAGGGAAGAGACTAAAAGCCATGCATaaccaaagaagaagaggacTTGGATCTTTCATGATTCACTGGTTAAGGTTCCATTTTTAGTGGCAATGGAGGAGAGACCATTAAGTTTCCTTTTTGAACCTGGATCTGCCTCTTCTTGTGTTCATTACTTCCCGTTGCGTCCCTTTCACTGCCTTCTGAAGAAGAGACTTCTTTTTCAGattgagtttcttcttcttcttcttcttcttcttcttcttcttcttcttcttcttcttcttcttcttcaaagccCTCTTTTTCCTTAGGCACATACTTGATTTCCTCAACTTCATTCCCTTTCTTGTCTCCATTACCATCATTTGATCCGCTTGTTGAGTCATCTCCCTCCTCGCTAATGCTGCTCGCCTCTGGCGTATCTCCATAAACCTTGTACACATTCCCATCCTCATCAAACCTCACAGTTTTCACCACACGGCTCTTTCCTCCACCTTCTTTCACCAAAACCATCTTCCTAGTTTTCAAACCATGGTGCTTCCTTTCATTATCCCTGGTTACCACAAGGGTTTCTTCCTCGCTACTATCAACTGACTCATCCTGATACACAGTCCTGTTCTTGTCAAGTACCATGGTCTTCCTAACAGTAGGCTTCACTACATTGGCCCCAGTTCTAAACTTAGAGCTACCACTCTTTCTCTTATCGATAGAGACTTCTTCACTGTCATCAGTAGTGGAGTCCAACTCTTCACCCTCATCACAAGTAACAAAGACTTTTCCCATTCGGTTTCTCAACTTCTCCACTCTTCTCTCTTCAACTACACCAAAACCCTGAGGCCTTTTGCTGTGGCTACCCACAAAGCTCACATCAGCAGCATACCTTCTAACAACACAATCATCAACGTACTGCAAAAACCTCACAAGATCTCTGCTCAAAGATCTCTTACTACTCCGTATCATTGGATCAACCCTACCCTAACAGAGAACCAAACGAACACTAAAATCAAACATCTCCAAAAACCAAAAAGGACAAAACTTTATTCACATTATACCTGAATCGAATCCAATTGAAGAAGCAAGTCCGTAGCTTTCCGAGAAACAACCTTGTAAGGGAAAATGGGTTTGCCCGAAACCGAAGACTTGAGAGACAAGAAGCTAGATTTTATCACTGCAAGCTCCTTGAGATGCCTGAAGGAGATGGATCTTCGGACAAGGTAAGAGCGGAAATGGGTTTGGATGACTCTCGCCGCGGAGTCTCTTACTGTGGAGTGTCGGTCGCGGCGTTGGTCGTGGAAAGGTGCGAACTTGTTGAGAGATGACTCGAGAGCATCGATTTTGCGTAGGAGACAGGAGAGGATGACTTGGTCGTGTTGTTGTCGTGGAACGTTGTTTTGGTTGCAGGAGCAGGTTTGGTTAGGAAAGTGTGTTTCTTGTTGATGGGTTTGGAGGTAGGAAGCGAGGAGATGGAGAAGAGTATCAGGTGGTGGTGGCGAAGGGTGGTTGGAGTGGGTGCAGCAGTGTGGAGACGTGGGGACTAGAGGGATTTGATTGTGGTGGTTATGGCTTTGTGAGCAGGCGTGGTGGTGGCGTGAGGCCATGGAGTTGACGGCGGAGTTCGCTAGATTGAAAGGTGTTAACTTTATGGGTTTGACTATAAATCGATCCCGTGAACTGAGAAAGAAGACAGAGAAGATAGCTTGAAAACGTCGTGCAGTCGTTGTCATGTGTTACAACCCGGCACGCATTTTATCTTTATTGACCGGTTGAACCAAACCGGATGGGTTTTACACGAGATTACAAATTTACAAGTTGCTAAACATAGGTTTGTACAGCAACGTTCCATGAGTCCTAATCTAAAGACGAGAAAAACCTCAGCAATCGTACATTGTTTTACTCAAATTGGCACTAAGAAGGTTAACAATTGACAAATTAGTTGTTTTATTCCGGTTCAGT contains the following coding sequences:
- the LOC125603724 gene encoding expansin-A23-like; amino-acid sequence: MNRSMSLVMLLAILVSVADAAWEDAHATFYGDISGKETMQGACGYGDLFQEGYGLETAALSTALFNNGQTCGACFELTCVNSQWCKQNAGTIRITATNFCPPNYTPPVDIHWCNPPNKHFDLSMKMFTSIAEYKSGIVPVKFRRVKCQKRGGVRFEVKGNPNFIMVLVYNVGGAGDVNSLAIKGHKSNWISMQRNWGQNWNTGVGLVGQRLSFTVKTSDGRSLTFYDVASESWGFGQTFEAKSNFY
- the LOC125603715 gene encoding alpha-glucan phosphorylase 1-like; translation: MDTMRISAGAEKIPVKCNSLSSLVTRRWRTKTFPARIRTWRLLSVKSISTNPKTLVTDSEQVASSIKHHSEFTPLFSPEKFELPKAFFATAQSVRDALIVNWNATYEYYNRVNPKQAYYLSMEFLQGRALSNAVGNLGLTGAYGDALKSLGFELESVAGQEPDPALGNGGLGRLASCFLDSLATLNYPAWGYGLRYKYGLFKQIITKDGQEEAAEDWLELSNPWEIVRNDVSYPVKFYGKVVFGSDGKKRWIGGEDVVAVAYDVPIPGYKTKTTINLRLWSTKAPSGDFDLSSYNSGKHTEAAEALFNAEKICYVLYPGDESDEGKALRLKQQYTLCSASLQDIVARFETRSGGSVNWEEFPEKVAVQMNDTHPTLCIPELMRILMDLKGLSWEDAWRITQRTVAYTNHTVLPEALEKWSLELMEKLLPRHVEIIEKIDEELVSTIVSEYGTENPDLLKEKLKAMRILENVELPSAFADVIVKPESKPAIAEKTVDQTKDSKEDAQTVVKKEVEEEETAGVIAEVIPEPPKMVRMANLAVVGGHAVNGVAEIHSEIVKTDVFNDFVKLWPDKFQNKTNGVTPRRWIRFCNPYLSDIITNWIGTEDWVLNTEKLAELRKFADDEDLQSEWRAAKKKNKLKVVSLIKERTGYTVNPDAMFDIQIKRIHEYKRQLLNILGIVYRYKKMKEMSASERKKAFVPRVCIFGGKAFATYVQAKRIVKFITDVGSTINHDPEIGDLLKVIFVPDYNVSVAELLIPASELSQHISTAGMEASGTSNMKFSMNGCILIGTLDGANVEIREEVGEENFFLFGAKADEIVDLRKERAEGKFVPDPSFEEVKQFVRSGVFGSNKYDELIGSLEGNEGFGRADYFLVGKDFPSYVECQEKVDKAYRDQKRWTRMSILNTAGSSKFSSDRTIHEYAKDIWNIKQVELP
- the LOC106371102 gene encoding BAG family molecular chaperone regulator 8, chloroplastic, yielding MASRHHHACSQSHNHHNQIPLVPTSPHCCTHSNHPSPPPPDTLLHLLASYLQTHQQETHFPNQTCSCNQNNVPRQQHDQVILSCLLRKIDALESSLNKFAPFHDQRRDRHSTVRDSAARVIQTHFRSYLVRRSISFRHLKELAVIKSSFLSLKSSVSGKPIFPYKVVSRKATDLLLQLDSIQGRVDPMIRSSKRSLSRDLVRFLQYVDDCVVRRYAADVSFVGSHSKRPQGFGVVEERRVEKLRNRMGKVFVTCDEGEELDSTTDDSEEVSIDKRKSGSSKFRTGANVVKPTVRKTMVLDKNRTVYQDESVDSSEEETLVVTRDNERKHHGLKTRKMVLVKEGGGKSRVVKTVRFDEDGNVYKVYGDTPEASSISEEGDDSTSGSNDGNGDKKGNEVEEIKYVPKEKEGFEEEEEEEEEEEEEEEEEEEETQSEKEVSSSEGSERDATGSNEHKKRQIQVQKGNLMVSPPLPLKMEP